In Siphonobacter curvatus, the genomic window AATGGAGCTGCTGCCCCCTTTCATTCAGGAAGTGATTACCTACCTCAACTCCGATGAATTTGTCGCTTTTATGAGCGAACTTACCGGGATTCCGAATCTAAAAGCGGATGACATGCTCGAGGGAGGCGGATTACACCAGTCCAAACGCGGGGGCTTTTTGAACGTGCACGCGGACTTTACCGTACACCCGCACAAGCGAAACTGGCGACGCCGGGTAAATTTGCTGCTGTACCTTAACAAAGACTGGAAACCCGAATACCGCGGAGATCTGGAACTGTGGGACCGCAAAATGACGGGGGTTGAGGCAAAAATCGCTCCGATCTTTAACCGCATTGCGGTATTTAATACCGATGACGATTCGTTCCACGGTCTGCCGGATCCCATCCAGTGCCCGGAGGATATGACGCGGAAATCCGTTGCCCTGTATTACTTCACGGAAGAAAAAGAAACGCCCAAACTGCGTCCTACCAACTATCAGGCCCGTCCCGGCGATGGCATCAAGTCGGTTGCCATTTGGCTGGATAAACAAGCCGTAGCTACCTATACGCGGGTGAAACGTACCCTGGGTATTGATGACAAAATGGTCAGTAAAGTGCTCAATATCTTTGGAGGTAAGAAAAAGTAAGGGGATCGTCTTTCACGTATGAATCGTTTAACCACTCTAGTACTCATCGCCCTGGTGGCGGGATTGTTCTTTATTCCCTTCCTGGGCGGCGTGCATTTGTTCGACTGGGATGAAATCAACTTCGCGGAAATCTCCCGCGAGATGCTGGTCCTCAAGGATTACCTGCGGGTACACGTCGACTTCAAACCTTTCTGGGAGAAACCACCGTTCTTTTTCTGGTTACAGTCGCTAGCCATGCATACGTTTGGCGTAGGGGAGTTTGCAGCCCGCCTGCCCAACGCTTTGTGCGGAATCCTGACGCTGAGTTTACTGTATCTGCTGGGCGAACGACTATTTAATCGGCGATTTGGATTGATTTGGGTAGGAACGTATCTGGGCTCCATTCTGCCGCATTTGTACTTCCGATCGGGCATTATCGACCCCTGGTTCAACCTCTGGATTTTCATTGGACTAAACGGAATTATCTTTTTCCGCTGGAAGAAGGATCATTTTACCTTTCTGCTACCTAAGAGCAAATGGTTTTACCTCCTGCTAGGCGGCTTTCTGCTCGGGATGGGTGTACTGACGAAAGGTCCCGTAGCCTATATGCTGGTCTGTGTGACCCTTGGGGTTTACTTTGTGGTGAATGGCTTCAAGTTATTTATTAGCCCACTTCACTTCATTGTCTATACGGTGATGACTTCGCTGGTAACGCTGGCCTGGTACGGCCTGGAAACCTGGCAGCACGGTCCCTGGTTTATTCAGGAATTCATCAAGTACAACTATCGCTTATTCTCGACCCCCGATGCCGGGCACGCGGGTTTTCCGGGTTACCACTTCGTCATTCTGTTCTTTGGCTGTTTCCCGGCGAGTACGTTTGCTTTGCGGGCCCTGAATTTCCGTACGGAATCGGGCGAAACGGATTACCAGCGGGATTACCAGAAATGGATGGTGATTTTATTCTGGGTAGTATTGATCATCTTCACGATCGTCAAGTCGAAAATCGTACACTACTCATCCATGTGTTACTTCCCGCTAACGTATCTGGCTAGTTTAACCATTTATCGTCTGTGGACGGGCCGGATTGTCTTTCGTACCTGGATGAAAGTAAGTCTGGCGGTATCGGGTGGGATTTTCGTCATTTTAACCATTGGCTTACCTATATTATCGCACTACGTCGATTGGTTACAGGCTCAGATTGCCCCCGACGATAGCTTTGCGGCGGCTAATCTGGATGCTAAAGTCAACTGGACGGGTTGGGAGGCTACCCCCGGTGTAGTTCTGTTCTTGGTCATTCTCTTCGGTATTCGTTTCCTGAGTCGTCAACAGTACGAACGTGGACTGGTAACGCTTTTTATCGGTACAGCCGTGTTCACCACCCTGACGCTGTGGTTCTTTGTGGCCCGTATCGAGAGTATCTCGCAAGCGGCGGCCATCCGGTTCTTTGAAGCTCGCCAGGGCGAAGATTGCTACATTGTAACGTATAAGTACCGCAGCTACGGACCTTTCTTCTACGCTCGTCAGCAGCCCGAACGCCATCCCAAAAGCTGGGACGATGACTGGGCTATTCACAGCCCGGAAGTGGACAAGCCGGTATACGTGATTGCTAAAAACCTGCTGGAAGCGGAAGTCGATACCATTCCAACCTTAAAGAAAATCGGTTCGGAAAACGGGTTCGTCTTTTACAAACGAAAATAGACGGCCCGTTGAAGCATAGGTCAATAAAAAGAGCCATCGGTTAACCGATGGCTCTTTTTATTGACCTATGTGAAGTACGCTTAACGGCTTACCGAAGCAGTCTTGGCTGATTTTTTCTTCATGAAATCGCCGCGTGAAAAGAACTTCTCAATCATGCAGTACAGTAAAATAAAGAAGTAACGGCTACCCATTTCCTTGATTTTCAGTTTAGACTCGCCGTATTTCCGGTTGGTCCAGGAGTTGGGGATCACGACGAACGAATAGCCACGAACGTACGCTTTCAGCGGTAACTCAACCGTCAAGTTAAAGTGCGGGGAAAGGAAGGGCTTAATGCCTTCAATGGTCTCACGTTTGTATAATTTAAACGCGTTCGTTGTATCGTTATACTTAATGCCAATCATCATTCGGATAATCAGGTTGGCAATCCGGTTGATGAATTTCTTCAGTCCGGGATAATCAATCACCTTGCCGCCTTTCATCCAGCGGGAACCGAATACAGCATCGGCGTCGGTTTCCCGCATTTTGTAGTAATATTTTACCAGATCTTCGGGATCATCCGACAAATCGGCCATCATCACAGCCACGCAGTCGCCCGAGAAACGTTCCAGACCGTAACGAACGGCGTATCCAAAGCCGTTAGGCCCCAGGTTGGTTTCGTAATGCAGGGTAGGAATCTGTAAGGACAGTCGTTCGAGTACCTGTAAGGTATTATCCTTGGAGTTATCGTTAGTTACGAAAATCTCGTGTTCAATTCCCTCGCGGGCTAACGTTTGATACAGCGAAAGCAAGGTTTCTGAAATAGAATCCTGTTCATTATACGCGGGAATGACGACACTGAGTTTCATAAGCGAAGGATCAAGCGTTGCGAATGGGTCGATAGTTAGTTGAAAGTCATAGGACTAGTTCTACAAAGGTACGCATGAATCGCATGTTTTGGCAAGGTCTCTGACAAGTAGGCAAATCCCATGTATACAAAAACACCGGACGTAAGCCCGGTGTTTTAAAAATATACTACTTTTCGCCTAGGCAGTACGTAAACGCTCGGCGATACCGTCGTGAATTTCAACCAGCGTCGAGTGGATATCGTAGGTCCAGTTCCAGCCGGGATAGTGGGCTTTGAATTTCGACAAATCCGACACGTACCAGATGTGGTCACCGATGCGGTTGGTGTCTGAATACGTATAGTTCATTTTATTGCCGGAAATCTCTTCACAAATCTTGATGCCTTCCAGCATGGAAACGTTGGCAAAACGACCACCTCCCGCGTTATAAACTTCGCCCGGACGTGGATTTTGGTAGAAATGCCAGAACATGTTCACCAAGTCATGTGCGTGGATGTTATCACGTACCTGCTTACCCTGGTAACCGAAAATGGTGTATTGGGTACCGGTAATGGCACATTTCATCAGGTACGAAAGAAAACCGTGTAACTGAGCACCCGAGTGGTTAGGACCCGTCAAACAGCCGCCCCGGAAAACACCGGTTTTCATGCCAAAATACCGGCCGTATTCCTGTACGAGTACATCAGCCGCTACTTTTGAAGCTCCGAACAAGGAGTGCTTGGTATGGTCGATGCTCAGATTTTCGTCAATCCCGTTTTCGTAATAGGCGTGATCCTGAGAAATTTCCCAACGGGTTTCCAGCTCTACTAAGGGCAGGAAGTTGGGATTGTCGCCGTATACTTTATTCGTAGAAGTGAAGATGAAGACGGCCTCAGGGCAGTGCTGACGCGTCATTTCCAGCATGTTCAGCGTACCGGTGGCATTGACCGAGAAATCCGTAAAAGGTTCACGGGCGGCCCAGTCGTGGCTGGGTTGAGCGGCCGTATGCACGATCATCTTCACATCACTGCCGTACTCCTTGAAGATAAGGGCTAATTCTTCAACCGAACGAATGTCGGCGGTGCGGTGCACGTAGTTGGTGTATCTTTCCTGTAAACGGTTGCGGTTCCAGTCGGTGCTACTTTCGGCACCGAAAAAGTACTGCCGCATGTTGTTGTCAATCCCAACAACCAGGTCAAATTTGTCGGCAAGAAAAGCGACCGATTCGCTTCCGATCAATCCGGCTGAACCGGTAACTAAAGCAATATTCATACGTCAAAGGCTTTTAAAAATGCAATAAGATGAGAAGAATGACAGCAATAGCGGCGGAGAGTACTTCATTAAACCGATAAACTAAAAAAGCGGTATAATCGTTTACGATCACCGCTTTTAGAGTATACTTTGTCACCTACTCACCAGGAGTTAGTTATGGGTAGAACCCTTCAGGGACAGTAATTTCAAACGGATGTTTTCAGCTCGTTCGGCTGTGCCTTCTTTATCAGGCCAGGTATTTTTGAGCTGAGCGGCAGCACTGTCAGGAGAAACGCCATAGACCGTTTTATTGTTTTTACGGACATCAGCCTGGTCAATGGTATTGGCTCGTTGATAAGCACAGGAAGCCAGCAGGCTACCTAACATCAGAACGGATAGAATGGCTTGTACTCGCTTCATAAGGAGAATATTGTCAGGGACTGGGTACAAAAATAGACAGCAATTATTTTCAGACAAACACATTGGTATAAATTCCTGTGGTTAGAAAAAAGTATTCCGGCCATTAAAATCAAAAAAGAATGATAATTCCCGTGGAAAACGGCTCAAGAACTACGCTGGAAAGCTATCTTTGACTGATGTAATCGTCCGCCAACGTTATATGAAGATTTTCTTCGAAATTCTATTTTGGTTCCTGATTTTTCTAGTCTTTTATACGTACCTCGGCTATGGAATCTTCCTTT contains:
- a CDS encoding 2OG-Fe(II) oxygenase, whose protein sequence is MNTTVHTTANIVNLEAWKAKLPELKAQYQTEHPYPHISIDNFLEEWAAEKAMQSFPAIQDEGWIHYVHVNEKKHGLNKMELLPPFIQEVITYLNSDEFVAFMSELTGIPNLKADDMLEGGGLHQSKRGGFLNVHADFTVHPHKRNWRRRVNLLLYLNKDWKPEYRGDLELWDRKMTGVEAKIAPIFNRIAVFNTDDDSFHGLPDPIQCPEDMTRKSVALYYFTEEKETPKLRPTNYQARPGDGIKSVAIWLDKQAVATYTRVKRTLGIDDKMVSKVLNIFGGKKK
- a CDS encoding ArnT family glycosyltransferase, whose protein sequence is MNRLTTLVLIALVAGLFFIPFLGGVHLFDWDEINFAEISREMLVLKDYLRVHVDFKPFWEKPPFFFWLQSLAMHTFGVGEFAARLPNALCGILTLSLLYLLGERLFNRRFGLIWVGTYLGSILPHLYFRSGIIDPWFNLWIFIGLNGIIFFRWKKDHFTFLLPKSKWFYLLLGGFLLGMGVLTKGPVAYMLVCVTLGVYFVVNGFKLFISPLHFIVYTVMTSLVTLAWYGLETWQHGPWFIQEFIKYNYRLFSTPDAGHAGFPGYHFVILFFGCFPASTFALRALNFRTESGETDYQRDYQKWMVILFWVVLIIFTIVKSKIVHYSSMCYFPLTYLASLTIYRLWTGRIVFRTWMKVSLAVSGGIFVILTIGLPILSHYVDWLQAQIAPDDSFAAANLDAKVNWTGWEATPGVVLFLVILFGIRFLSRQQYERGLVTLFIGTAVFTTLTLWFFVARIESISQAAAIRFFEARQGEDCYIVTYKYRSYGPFFYARQQPERHPKSWDDDWAIHSPEVDKPVYVIAKNLLEAEVDTIPTLKKIGSENGFVFYKRK
- a CDS encoding glycosyltransferase family 2 protein, which gives rise to MKLSVVIPAYNEQDSISETLLSLYQTLAREGIEHEIFVTNDNSKDNTLQVLERLSLQIPTLHYETNLGPNGFGYAVRYGLERFSGDCVAVMMADLSDDPEDLVKYYYKMRETDADAVFGSRWMKGGKVIDYPGLKKFINRIANLIIRMMIGIKYNDTTNAFKLYKRETIEGIKPFLSPHFNLTVELPLKAYVRGYSFVVIPNSWTNRKYGESKLKIKEMGSRYFFILLYCMIEKFFSRGDFMKKKSAKTASVSR
- a CDS encoding NAD-dependent epimerase/dehydratase family protein, with the protein product MNIALVTGSAGLIGSESVAFLADKFDLVVGIDNNMRQYFFGAESSTDWNRNRLQERYTNYVHRTADIRSVEELALIFKEYGSDVKMIVHTAAQPSHDWAAREPFTDFSVNATGTLNMLEMTRQHCPEAVFIFTSTNKVYGDNPNFLPLVELETRWEISQDHAYYENGIDENLSIDHTKHSLFGASKVAADVLVQEYGRYFGMKTGVFRGGCLTGPNHSGAQLHGFLSYLMKCAITGTQYTIFGYQGKQVRDNIHAHDLVNMFWHFYQNPRPGEVYNAGGGRFANVSMLEGIKICEEISGNKMNYTYSDTNRIGDHIWYVSDLSKFKAHYPGWNWTYDIHSTLVEIHDGIAERLRTA